In Rhodococcus pseudokoreensis, the DNA window CTGGGGCTCCGCCGTGAACGGCGCGGGGGTCCGCCCGAGGGACACCGCCCTGATCGTCGGTGCCGGCGGTGTGGGGATCAACGCCGTGCAGGGCGCCCACCACGCCGGTGCCGCACACGTCGTGGCCGTCGACCCGGTCGCGTTCAAACGCGAACGCGCCCTCGAACTCGGGGCCACCCACGCGTACGCGTCGCGCGACTCGTCGAGGCCGCGGGCCGCATCACGGTGGGCGGGCCGCTCGACGAGGCGAGTGAGCTGGGCCCGATGATCGACGCCGGCCACCTCGAGAAGGTGCTCGGGCACATCGACGCGGCGCGGCGGGACGGCGCGACCGTCCTCACCGGCGGCGCCCGACTCTGCGGAGAGCGCTGGGGGAGCGGGCATTTCGTCGCCCCCACCATCCTCGACGGCGTGGCCGAAGAGTCCGCCGCCTTCCAGGAGGAGATCTTCGGTCCCGTCCTCACCGTCACCCGGTTCAGCGACGTCGACGACGCCATCCGGCTCGCCAACGCCACGGAATACGGTCTCGCCGGGTCGATCTGGACCAAGAACATCGACAAGGCGCTGCGGGTGGCGAAGGAGATGTGCAGCGGCCGCGTGTGGGTGAACACCACCATCGACGGCGCCCCGCAACTGCCCGCGGGCGGCATGAAGCAGAGCGGGTTCGGCCGCGAGATGGGGCAGGCCGGATTCGACGAGTTCACCGACGTCAAGACCATTCAGATCCGCACCGGACCGCGCACCCGCGTGTTCCCGAACTGGACCGGAGGCAACCGATGAGTGCCGGCACGTACGACTACGTCATCGCAGGCGGCGGCACCGCGGGGTGTGTGCTGGCCGGACGGCTGACCGAGGACCCGACGGTCCGGGTTCTCCTGCTCGAGGCCGGCGGCAACGACCGGCATCCGTTCATCCATGTTCCCGCGGGGTTCGCGAAACTCACCTCGAGCAAATACGACTGGGGATTCTCGAGCGTCCCGCAGGAGCATTGCAACGGGCGCGTCATCCCGCTCGCTCAGGGCAAGGTCATCGGCGGCGGCGGCTCGATCAACGCCCAGGTGTTCACCCGCGGCGCGCACGAGGACTACGACGAGTGGGCGCTCAAATACGGTTGCGCCGGATGGTCGTTCGACGAGATCCAGAAGTACTTCCTCCGGTCCGAGGACAACGAGCGGCTGTCGGCGCCGTATCACGGGACCGACGGCCCGCTCGGGGTCTCCGATCCCGTGAACCCCCATCCGCTGTCGAAGTCGTTCGTCCAGGCGGGGCAGGAATTCGGGTTGCCGTTCAACGGCGACTTCAACGGCGATCACCAGCACGGTGTCGGCCTCTACCAGACGACCACGAAGAACGCCCGCCGGTGCAGCGCCGCGGTCGCGTACCTCGCACCCTCCAGGAAGCGGCCCAACCTGACGGTCCGGGAGAACGTCACCGTGTCGCGGGTTCTGCTCGACGGCGGCCGCGCCACCGGGATCGAGGTGCTCACCCCGCACGGCGTGGCGACGTTCCGCGCGTCGCGCGAGGTGCTCGTCGCTGCGGGCGCGTTCGGATCACCCAAGATCCTGCAGCTGTCGGGAATCGGTCATCCCGACGACCTCCGGGACGCGAACGTCGGGGTGACCCATGCCCTTCCGGGTGTCGGCCGAAACCTGCACGATCACTGTGACCTCGACGTCATCTACGAACTCCGCGAATACCAGAGTCTCGACCGCCTGAACCTGATCCGTCCGGCCACAGCCAAGGCGGGTCTCGAGTACGCGGCCTTCCGGCGGGGTCCGCTGGCGTCGACCGTCGTCGAGGCGGGCGGGTTCAGTTTCGGGCACGCGGGGGAGTCGATCCCGGACCTGCAGTTCCACTTCCTGCCCGCCGCCGGCGTCGAGGCAGGGGTCGCGGCGGTCCGCCCGGGATACGGCTGCACCCTGAACTCGTACGCGCTGCGGCCGGAGAGCCGCGGCTCAGTGAAGATCAGGTCGAACGATCCCACCGCCCAGCCGCTGATCGACCCGAACTTCCTCGCCACCGACTTCGACCTCGAGTCGAGCATCGAGGGTCTGCGGCAGAGCCGGGAGATCATGGCGCAGTCGTCGATGGCCCGGCACATCAAGGCCGAGCACCTGGCCGGCGGCCTGTCCGTGAACACCAAGGACGACTACGTGAAGTTCGTTCGCGCATACGGTCGTACGTCGTACCACCCGGTCGGCACGTGCGCGATGGGCGTTGGCGACGAGGCCGTGGTCTCACCGGAACTGAAGGTGAGGGGCATCGAGGGTCTGCGGGTGGTCGACTCGTCCGTCATGCCGCGGATCGTCAGTTCCAACACGCAGGCTCCCACCGTGATGATCGCCGAGAAGGCCGTCGATCTGATCCGTGGGGAAGGATGATCGGATGACCACTTTTTCCGGAGTGACCGAAGCCGTCGCCAGGGAGGCCGTCGAACTCGCCCTGCCGTCGATCGAGAATCTCTCCCACCGAGGTCCGGGGCACCTCGTCGTGCTCCGGCCCGGCGTCTCCCCGT includes these proteins:
- a CDS encoding GMC family oxidoreductase, which encodes MSAGTYDYVIAGGGTAGCVLAGRLTEDPTVRVLLLEAGGNDRHPFIHVPAGFAKLTSSKYDWGFSSVPQEHCNGRVIPLAQGKVIGGGGSINAQVFTRGAHEDYDEWALKYGCAGWSFDEIQKYFLRSEDNERLSAPYHGTDGPLGVSDPVNPHPLSKSFVQAGQEFGLPFNGDFNGDHQHGVGLYQTTTKNARRCSAAVAYLAPSRKRPNLTVRENVTVSRVLLDGGRATGIEVLTPHGVATFRASREVLVAAGAFGSPKILQLSGIGHPDDLRDANVGVTHALPGVGRNLHDHCDLDVIYELREYQSLDRLNLIRPATAKAGLEYAAFRRGPLASTVVEAGGFSFGHAGESIPDLQFHFLPAAGVEAGVAAVRPGYGCTLNSYALRPESRGSVKIRSNDPTAQPLIDPNFLATDFDLESSIEGLRQSREIMAQSSMARHIKAEHLAGGLSVNTKDDYVKFVRAYGRTSYHPVGTCAMGVGDEAVVSPELKVRGIEGLRVVDSSVMPRIVSSNTQAPTVMIAEKAVDLIRGEG